A window of Solanum stenotomum isolate F172 chromosome 3, ASM1918654v1, whole genome shotgun sequence contains these coding sequences:
- the LOC125860500 gene encoding ADP-ribosylation factor GTPase-activating protein AGD5-like isoform X1, with the protein MNEKSRVSKELNAKHTKILEGLLKLPENRECADCKARGPRWASVNLGIFICLHCSGVHRSLGVHISKVRSATLDTWLPDQVAFIQTMGNQKSNSYWEAELPTKSDRVGIENFIRAKYVEKRWILRNGSVKSSPGVRGERNSASKPKSDRDAEFIKRSMSFSQERKSSPLPDADRTTLALRNRLHNAPSESPKKLQAAPDPKPEVVQNTKPVASVEETKPKANVSPDPRENVVQNVEPSISQVAKAKPEANFSPIVSTTTINHAASVSKSYTEATKANGSVSKTQSVASPQPAEPKAVIQQNATIENKNKFDAGIEELIKDFQWNTQPVSANPLNNVINESLTDCPSSVHQQQQTSLAPHQPQLMPATMNHFSGSQTAYQSSNSNQYISQNWGSIGTQIHGAKQMGGTQYIHASTPPAYAMNPSMFSAMQVVPMNGTASTGAIRPLSSFPTVPVVSMQSGYNYDFSSLTHQMLSRR; encoded by the exons ATGAATGAGAAATCAAGAGTTTCAAAGGAGCTTAATGCTAAACATACAAAG ATACTTGAGGGACTACTCAAATTGCCAGAGAATCGAGAATGTGCTGACTGCAAAGCCAG AGGTCCAAGATGGGCTAGTGTGAACTTAGGAATCTTCATATGCTTGCATTGTTCCGGTGTTCACAGGAGTCTTGGAGTACATATATCAAAG GTAAGATCTGCTACATTGGATACTTGGCTTCCAGATCAGGTTGCGTTTATTCAAA CAATGGGAAATCAGAAATCGAATAGCTACTGGGAGGCCGAGCTACCTACCAAATCCGACAGAGTTGGTATTGAAAATTTTATCCGAGCAAA ATATGTGGAGAAAAGATGGATACTACGAAACGGGAGTGTGAAATCATCTCCTGGGGTCAGAGGTGAACGTAATTCGGCTAGTAAACCTAAGAGTGACAGGGATGCAGAGTTTATCAAGCGGAGCATGTCGTTTTCTCAAGAGAGGAAATCTTCTCCATTACCGGATGCAGATAGAACAACGCTTGCTTTGAGGAACAGATTACATAATGCACCTTCCGAATCACCTAAGAAGCTG CAGGCTGCTCCTGATCCCAAACCAGAAGTTGTTCAGAATACAAAACCGGTAGCCTCCGTGGAAGAAACAAAGCCAAAAGCTAAC GTTTCTCCTGATCCCCGAGAAAACGTTGTTCAAAATGTAGAACCATCAATCTCTCAAGTCGCAAAAGCAAAGCCGGAAGCAAATTTCTCCCCAATTGTATCAACCACTACGATCAACCATGCTGCAAGTGTTTCTAAAAGTTATACGGAAGCCACGAAAGCAAATGGATCAGTTTCCAAAACACAGTCTGTTGCAAGCCCCCAGC CAGCGGAACCAAAAGCAGTAATCCAGCAGAATGCTACTATAGAAAACAAGAACAAATTTGATGCTGGAATTGAGGAACTGATCAAAGATTTTCAATGGAATACGCAGCCGGTATCAGCAAACCCCTTGAACAATGTGATTAATGAG TCCCTCACGGATTGTCCTTCTTCTGTCCATCAGCAGCAACAAACGTCGCTAGCTCCACATCAGCCTCAGCTCATGCCTGCTACGATGAATCATTTCAGCGGTTCACAAACTGCCTATCAATCATCAAACAGTAACCAGTATATTTCTCAAAACTGGGGAAGCATTGGCACTCAGATCCATGGGGCTAAACAG ATGGGAGGCACTCAATATATACACGCGTCTACACCACCAGCCTATGCTATGAATCCCAG CATGTTTTCTGCAATGCAAGTAGTGCCAATGAATGGAACAGCATCAACAGGAGCTATTAGGCCTTTATCAAGTTTTCCAACAGTTCCTGTTGTTTCAATGCAATCAGGatataattatgatttttcatCGTTAACACACCAAATGTTATCGAGACGATAA
- the LOC125860500 gene encoding ADP-ribosylation factor GTPase-activating protein AGD5-like isoform X2 gives MNEKSRVSKELNAKHTKILEGLLKLPENRECADCKARGPRWASVNLGIFICLHCSGVHRSLGVHISKVRSATLDTWLPDQVAFIQTMGNQKSNSYWEAELPTKSDRVGIENFIRAKYVEKRWILRNGSVKSSPGVRGERNSASKPKSDRDAEFIKRSMSFSQERKSSPLPDADRTTLALRNRLHNAPSESPKKLAAPDPKPEVVQNTKPVASVEETKPKANVSPDPRENVVQNVEPSISQVAKAKPEANFSPIVSTTTINHAASVSKSYTEATKANGSVSKTQSVASPQPAEPKAVIQQNATIENKNKFDAGIEELIKDFQWNTQPVSANPLNNVINESLTDCPSSVHQQQQTSLAPHQPQLMPATMNHFSGSQTAYQSSNSNQYISQNWGSIGTQIHGAKQMGGTQYIHASTPPAYAMNPSMFSAMQVVPMNGTASTGAIRPLSSFPTVPVVSMQSGYNYDFSSLTHQMLSRR, from the exons ATGAATGAGAAATCAAGAGTTTCAAAGGAGCTTAATGCTAAACATACAAAG ATACTTGAGGGACTACTCAAATTGCCAGAGAATCGAGAATGTGCTGACTGCAAAGCCAG AGGTCCAAGATGGGCTAGTGTGAACTTAGGAATCTTCATATGCTTGCATTGTTCCGGTGTTCACAGGAGTCTTGGAGTACATATATCAAAG GTAAGATCTGCTACATTGGATACTTGGCTTCCAGATCAGGTTGCGTTTATTCAAA CAATGGGAAATCAGAAATCGAATAGCTACTGGGAGGCCGAGCTACCTACCAAATCCGACAGAGTTGGTATTGAAAATTTTATCCGAGCAAA ATATGTGGAGAAAAGATGGATACTACGAAACGGGAGTGTGAAATCATCTCCTGGGGTCAGAGGTGAACGTAATTCGGCTAGTAAACCTAAGAGTGACAGGGATGCAGAGTTTATCAAGCGGAGCATGTCGTTTTCTCAAGAGAGGAAATCTTCTCCATTACCGGATGCAGATAGAACAACGCTTGCTTTGAGGAACAGATTACATAATGCACCTTCCGAATCACCTAAGAAGCTG GCTGCTCCTGATCCCAAACCAGAAGTTGTTCAGAATACAAAACCGGTAGCCTCCGTGGAAGAAACAAAGCCAAAAGCTAAC GTTTCTCCTGATCCCCGAGAAAACGTTGTTCAAAATGTAGAACCATCAATCTCTCAAGTCGCAAAAGCAAAGCCGGAAGCAAATTTCTCCCCAATTGTATCAACCACTACGATCAACCATGCTGCAAGTGTTTCTAAAAGTTATACGGAAGCCACGAAAGCAAATGGATCAGTTTCCAAAACACAGTCTGTTGCAAGCCCCCAGC CAGCGGAACCAAAAGCAGTAATCCAGCAGAATGCTACTATAGAAAACAAGAACAAATTTGATGCTGGAATTGAGGAACTGATCAAAGATTTTCAATGGAATACGCAGCCGGTATCAGCAAACCCCTTGAACAATGTGATTAATGAG TCCCTCACGGATTGTCCTTCTTCTGTCCATCAGCAGCAACAAACGTCGCTAGCTCCACATCAGCCTCAGCTCATGCCTGCTACGATGAATCATTTCAGCGGTTCACAAACTGCCTATCAATCATCAAACAGTAACCAGTATATTTCTCAAAACTGGGGAAGCATTGGCACTCAGATCCATGGGGCTAAACAG ATGGGAGGCACTCAATATATACACGCGTCTACACCACCAGCCTATGCTATGAATCCCAG CATGTTTTCTGCAATGCAAGTAGTGCCAATGAATGGAACAGCATCAACAGGAGCTATTAGGCCTTTATCAAGTTTTCCAACAGTTCCTGTTGTTTCAATGCAATCAGGatataattatgatttttcatCGTTAACACACCAAATGTTATCGAGACGATAA
- the LOC125860500 gene encoding ADP-ribosylation factor GTPase-activating protein AGD5-like isoform X5, giving the protein MNEKSRVSKELNAKHTKILEGLLKLPENRECADCKARGPRWASVNLGIFICLHCSGVHRSLGVHISKVRSATLDTWLPDQVAFIQTMGNQKSNSYWEAELPTKSDRVGIENFIRAKYVEKRWILRNGSVKSSPGVRGERNSASKPKSDRDAEFIKRSMSFSQERKSSPLPDADRTTLALRNRLHNAPSESPKKLAAPDPKPEVVQNTKPVASVEETKPKANVSPDPRENVVQNVEPSISQVAKAKPEANFSPIVSTTTINHAASVSKSYTEATKANGSVSKTQSVASPQPAEPKAVIQQNATIENKNKFDAGIEELIKDFQWNTQPVSANPLNNVINEQQQTSLAPHQPQLMPATMNHFSGSQTAYQSSNSNQYISQNWGSIGTQIHGAKQMGGTQYIHASTPPAYAMNPSMFSAMQVVPMNGTASTGAIRPLSSFPTVPVVSMQSGYNYDFSSLTHQMLSRR; this is encoded by the exons ATGAATGAGAAATCAAGAGTTTCAAAGGAGCTTAATGCTAAACATACAAAG ATACTTGAGGGACTACTCAAATTGCCAGAGAATCGAGAATGTGCTGACTGCAAAGCCAG AGGTCCAAGATGGGCTAGTGTGAACTTAGGAATCTTCATATGCTTGCATTGTTCCGGTGTTCACAGGAGTCTTGGAGTACATATATCAAAG GTAAGATCTGCTACATTGGATACTTGGCTTCCAGATCAGGTTGCGTTTATTCAAA CAATGGGAAATCAGAAATCGAATAGCTACTGGGAGGCCGAGCTACCTACCAAATCCGACAGAGTTGGTATTGAAAATTTTATCCGAGCAAA ATATGTGGAGAAAAGATGGATACTACGAAACGGGAGTGTGAAATCATCTCCTGGGGTCAGAGGTGAACGTAATTCGGCTAGTAAACCTAAGAGTGACAGGGATGCAGAGTTTATCAAGCGGAGCATGTCGTTTTCTCAAGAGAGGAAATCTTCTCCATTACCGGATGCAGATAGAACAACGCTTGCTTTGAGGAACAGATTACATAATGCACCTTCCGAATCACCTAAGAAGCTG GCTGCTCCTGATCCCAAACCAGAAGTTGTTCAGAATACAAAACCGGTAGCCTCCGTGGAAGAAACAAAGCCAAAAGCTAAC GTTTCTCCTGATCCCCGAGAAAACGTTGTTCAAAATGTAGAACCATCAATCTCTCAAGTCGCAAAAGCAAAGCCGGAAGCAAATTTCTCCCCAATTGTATCAACCACTACGATCAACCATGCTGCAAGTGTTTCTAAAAGTTATACGGAAGCCACGAAAGCAAATGGATCAGTTTCCAAAACACAGTCTGTTGCAAGCCCCCAGC CAGCGGAACCAAAAGCAGTAATCCAGCAGAATGCTACTATAGAAAACAAGAACAAATTTGATGCTGGAATTGAGGAACTGATCAAAGATTTTCAATGGAATACGCAGCCGGTATCAGCAAACCCCTTGAACAATGTGATTAATGAG CAGCAACAAACGTCGCTAGCTCCACATCAGCCTCAGCTCATGCCTGCTACGATGAATCATTTCAGCGGTTCACAAACTGCCTATCAATCATCAAACAGTAACCAGTATATTTCTCAAAACTGGGGAAGCATTGGCACTCAGATCCATGGGGCTAAACAG ATGGGAGGCACTCAATATATACACGCGTCTACACCACCAGCCTATGCTATGAATCCCAG CATGTTTTCTGCAATGCAAGTAGTGCCAATGAATGGAACAGCATCAACAGGAGCTATTAGGCCTTTATCAAGTTTTCCAACAGTTCCTGTTGTTTCAATGCAATCAGGatataattatgatttttcatCGTTAACACACCAAATGTTATCGAGACGATAA
- the LOC125860500 gene encoding ADP-ribosylation factor GTPase-activating protein AGD5-like isoform X7, which produces MNEKSRVSKELNAKHTKILEGLLKLPENRECADCKARGPRWASVNLGIFICLHCSGVHRSLGVHISKVRSATLDTWLPDQVAFIQTMGNQKSNSYWEAELPTKSDRVGIENFIRAKYVEKRWILRNGSVKSSPGVRGERNSASKPKSDRDAEFIKRSMSFSQERKSSPLPDADRTTLALRNRLHNAPSESPKKLAAPDPKPEVVQNTKPVASVEETKPKANVSPDPRENVVQNVEPSISQVAKAKPEANFSPIVSTTTINHAASVSKSYTEATKANGSVSKTQSVASPQPAEPKAVIQQNATIENKNKFDAGIEELIKDFQWNTQPVSANPLNNVINEQQTSLAPHQPQLMPATMNHFSGSQTAYQSSNSNQYISQNWGSIGTQIHGAKQMGGTQYIHASTPPAYAMNPSMFSAMQVVPMNGTASTGAIRPLSSFPTVPVVSMQSGYNYDFSSLTHQMLSRR; this is translated from the exons ATGAATGAGAAATCAAGAGTTTCAAAGGAGCTTAATGCTAAACATACAAAG ATACTTGAGGGACTACTCAAATTGCCAGAGAATCGAGAATGTGCTGACTGCAAAGCCAG AGGTCCAAGATGGGCTAGTGTGAACTTAGGAATCTTCATATGCTTGCATTGTTCCGGTGTTCACAGGAGTCTTGGAGTACATATATCAAAG GTAAGATCTGCTACATTGGATACTTGGCTTCCAGATCAGGTTGCGTTTATTCAAA CAATGGGAAATCAGAAATCGAATAGCTACTGGGAGGCCGAGCTACCTACCAAATCCGACAGAGTTGGTATTGAAAATTTTATCCGAGCAAA ATATGTGGAGAAAAGATGGATACTACGAAACGGGAGTGTGAAATCATCTCCTGGGGTCAGAGGTGAACGTAATTCGGCTAGTAAACCTAAGAGTGACAGGGATGCAGAGTTTATCAAGCGGAGCATGTCGTTTTCTCAAGAGAGGAAATCTTCTCCATTACCGGATGCAGATAGAACAACGCTTGCTTTGAGGAACAGATTACATAATGCACCTTCCGAATCACCTAAGAAGCTG GCTGCTCCTGATCCCAAACCAGAAGTTGTTCAGAATACAAAACCGGTAGCCTCCGTGGAAGAAACAAAGCCAAAAGCTAAC GTTTCTCCTGATCCCCGAGAAAACGTTGTTCAAAATGTAGAACCATCAATCTCTCAAGTCGCAAAAGCAAAGCCGGAAGCAAATTTCTCCCCAATTGTATCAACCACTACGATCAACCATGCTGCAAGTGTTTCTAAAAGTTATACGGAAGCCACGAAAGCAAATGGATCAGTTTCCAAAACACAGTCTGTTGCAAGCCCCCAGC CAGCGGAACCAAAAGCAGTAATCCAGCAGAATGCTACTATAGAAAACAAGAACAAATTTGATGCTGGAATTGAGGAACTGATCAAAGATTTTCAATGGAATACGCAGCCGGTATCAGCAAACCCCTTGAACAATGTGATTAATGAG CAACAAACGTCGCTAGCTCCACATCAGCCTCAGCTCATGCCTGCTACGATGAATCATTTCAGCGGTTCACAAACTGCCTATCAATCATCAAACAGTAACCAGTATATTTCTCAAAACTGGGGAAGCATTGGCACTCAGATCCATGGGGCTAAACAG ATGGGAGGCACTCAATATATACACGCGTCTACACCACCAGCCTATGCTATGAATCCCAG CATGTTTTCTGCAATGCAAGTAGTGCCAATGAATGGAACAGCATCAACAGGAGCTATTAGGCCTTTATCAAGTTTTCCAACAGTTCCTGTTGTTTCAATGCAATCAGGatataattatgatttttcatCGTTAACACACCAAATGTTATCGAGACGATAA
- the LOC125860500 gene encoding ADP-ribosylation factor GTPase-activating protein AGD5-like isoform X4: protein MNEKSRVSKELNAKHTKILEGLLKLPENRECADCKARGPRWASVNLGIFICLHCSGVHRSLGVHISKVRSATLDTWLPDQVAFIQTMGNQKSNSYWEAELPTKSDRVGIENFIRAKYVEKRWILRNGSVKSSPGVRGERNSASKPKSDRDAEFIKRSMSFSQERKSSPLPDADRTTLALRNRLHNAPSESPKKLQAAPDPKPEVVQNTKPVASVEETKPKANVSPDPRENVVQNVEPSISQVAKAKPEANFSPIVSTTTINHAASVSKSYTEATKANGSVSKTQSVASPQPAEPKAVIQQNATIENKNKFDAGIEELIKDFQWNTQPVSANPLNNVINEQQQTSLAPHQPQLMPATMNHFSGSQTAYQSSNSNQYISQNWGSIGTQIHGAKQMGGTQYIHASTPPAYAMNPSMFSAMQVVPMNGTASTGAIRPLSSFPTVPVVSMQSGYNYDFSSLTHQMLSRR, encoded by the exons ATGAATGAGAAATCAAGAGTTTCAAAGGAGCTTAATGCTAAACATACAAAG ATACTTGAGGGACTACTCAAATTGCCAGAGAATCGAGAATGTGCTGACTGCAAAGCCAG AGGTCCAAGATGGGCTAGTGTGAACTTAGGAATCTTCATATGCTTGCATTGTTCCGGTGTTCACAGGAGTCTTGGAGTACATATATCAAAG GTAAGATCTGCTACATTGGATACTTGGCTTCCAGATCAGGTTGCGTTTATTCAAA CAATGGGAAATCAGAAATCGAATAGCTACTGGGAGGCCGAGCTACCTACCAAATCCGACAGAGTTGGTATTGAAAATTTTATCCGAGCAAA ATATGTGGAGAAAAGATGGATACTACGAAACGGGAGTGTGAAATCATCTCCTGGGGTCAGAGGTGAACGTAATTCGGCTAGTAAACCTAAGAGTGACAGGGATGCAGAGTTTATCAAGCGGAGCATGTCGTTTTCTCAAGAGAGGAAATCTTCTCCATTACCGGATGCAGATAGAACAACGCTTGCTTTGAGGAACAGATTACATAATGCACCTTCCGAATCACCTAAGAAGCTG CAGGCTGCTCCTGATCCCAAACCAGAAGTTGTTCAGAATACAAAACCGGTAGCCTCCGTGGAAGAAACAAAGCCAAAAGCTAAC GTTTCTCCTGATCCCCGAGAAAACGTTGTTCAAAATGTAGAACCATCAATCTCTCAAGTCGCAAAAGCAAAGCCGGAAGCAAATTTCTCCCCAATTGTATCAACCACTACGATCAACCATGCTGCAAGTGTTTCTAAAAGTTATACGGAAGCCACGAAAGCAAATGGATCAGTTTCCAAAACACAGTCTGTTGCAAGCCCCCAGC CAGCGGAACCAAAAGCAGTAATCCAGCAGAATGCTACTATAGAAAACAAGAACAAATTTGATGCTGGAATTGAGGAACTGATCAAAGATTTTCAATGGAATACGCAGCCGGTATCAGCAAACCCCTTGAACAATGTGATTAATGAG CAGCAACAAACGTCGCTAGCTCCACATCAGCCTCAGCTCATGCCTGCTACGATGAATCATTTCAGCGGTTCACAAACTGCCTATCAATCATCAAACAGTAACCAGTATATTTCTCAAAACTGGGGAAGCATTGGCACTCAGATCCATGGGGCTAAACAG ATGGGAGGCACTCAATATATACACGCGTCTACACCACCAGCCTATGCTATGAATCCCAG CATGTTTTCTGCAATGCAAGTAGTGCCAATGAATGGAACAGCATCAACAGGAGCTATTAGGCCTTTATCAAGTTTTCCAACAGTTCCTGTTGTTTCAATGCAATCAGGatataattatgatttttcatCGTTAACACACCAAATGTTATCGAGACGATAA
- the LOC125860500 gene encoding ADP-ribosylation factor GTPase-activating protein AGD5-like isoform X6: protein MNEKSRVSKELNAKHTKILEGLLKLPENRECADCKARGPRWASVNLGIFICLHCSGVHRSLGVHISKVRSATLDTWLPDQVAFIQTMGNQKSNSYWEAELPTKSDRVGIENFIRAKYVEKRWILRNGSVKSSPGVRGERNSASKPKSDRDAEFIKRSMSFSQERKSSPLPDADRTTLALRNRLHNAPSESPKKLQAAPDPKPEVVQNTKPVASVEETKPKANVSPDPRENVVQNVEPSISQVAKAKPEANFSPIVSTTTINHAASVSKSYTEATKANGSVSKTQSVASPQPAEPKAVIQQNATIENKNKFDAGIEELIKDFQWNTQPVSANPLNNVINEQQTSLAPHQPQLMPATMNHFSGSQTAYQSSNSNQYISQNWGSIGTQIHGAKQMGGTQYIHASTPPAYAMNPSMFSAMQVVPMNGTASTGAIRPLSSFPTVPVVSMQSGYNYDFSSLTHQMLSRR, encoded by the exons ATGAATGAGAAATCAAGAGTTTCAAAGGAGCTTAATGCTAAACATACAAAG ATACTTGAGGGACTACTCAAATTGCCAGAGAATCGAGAATGTGCTGACTGCAAAGCCAG AGGTCCAAGATGGGCTAGTGTGAACTTAGGAATCTTCATATGCTTGCATTGTTCCGGTGTTCACAGGAGTCTTGGAGTACATATATCAAAG GTAAGATCTGCTACATTGGATACTTGGCTTCCAGATCAGGTTGCGTTTATTCAAA CAATGGGAAATCAGAAATCGAATAGCTACTGGGAGGCCGAGCTACCTACCAAATCCGACAGAGTTGGTATTGAAAATTTTATCCGAGCAAA ATATGTGGAGAAAAGATGGATACTACGAAACGGGAGTGTGAAATCATCTCCTGGGGTCAGAGGTGAACGTAATTCGGCTAGTAAACCTAAGAGTGACAGGGATGCAGAGTTTATCAAGCGGAGCATGTCGTTTTCTCAAGAGAGGAAATCTTCTCCATTACCGGATGCAGATAGAACAACGCTTGCTTTGAGGAACAGATTACATAATGCACCTTCCGAATCACCTAAGAAGCTG CAGGCTGCTCCTGATCCCAAACCAGAAGTTGTTCAGAATACAAAACCGGTAGCCTCCGTGGAAGAAACAAAGCCAAAAGCTAAC GTTTCTCCTGATCCCCGAGAAAACGTTGTTCAAAATGTAGAACCATCAATCTCTCAAGTCGCAAAAGCAAAGCCGGAAGCAAATTTCTCCCCAATTGTATCAACCACTACGATCAACCATGCTGCAAGTGTTTCTAAAAGTTATACGGAAGCCACGAAAGCAAATGGATCAGTTTCCAAAACACAGTCTGTTGCAAGCCCCCAGC CAGCGGAACCAAAAGCAGTAATCCAGCAGAATGCTACTATAGAAAACAAGAACAAATTTGATGCTGGAATTGAGGAACTGATCAAAGATTTTCAATGGAATACGCAGCCGGTATCAGCAAACCCCTTGAACAATGTGATTAATGAG CAACAAACGTCGCTAGCTCCACATCAGCCTCAGCTCATGCCTGCTACGATGAATCATTTCAGCGGTTCACAAACTGCCTATCAATCATCAAACAGTAACCAGTATATTTCTCAAAACTGGGGAAGCATTGGCACTCAGATCCATGGGGCTAAACAG ATGGGAGGCACTCAATATATACACGCGTCTACACCACCAGCCTATGCTATGAATCCCAG CATGTTTTCTGCAATGCAAGTAGTGCCAATGAATGGAACAGCATCAACAGGAGCTATTAGGCCTTTATCAAGTTTTCCAACAGTTCCTGTTGTTTCAATGCAATCAGGatataattatgatttttcatCGTTAACACACCAAATGTTATCGAGACGATAA
- the LOC125860500 gene encoding ADP-ribosylation factor GTPase-activating protein AGD5-like isoform X3, producing the protein MNEKSRVSKELNAKHTKILEGLLKLPENRECADCKARGPRWASVNLGIFICLHCSGVHRSLGVHISKVRSATLDTWLPDQVAFIQTMGNQKSNSYWEAELPTKSDRVGIENFIRAKYVEKRWILRNGSVKSSPGVRGERNSASKPKSDRDAEFIKRSMSFSQERKSSPLPDADRTTLALRNRLHNAPSESPKKLQAAPDPKPEVVQNTKPVASVEETKPKANVSPDPRENVVQNVEPSISQVAKAKPEANFSPIVSTTTINHAASVSKSYTEATKANGSVSKTQSVASPQPEPKAVIQQNATIENKNKFDAGIEELIKDFQWNTQPVSANPLNNVINESLTDCPSSVHQQQQTSLAPHQPQLMPATMNHFSGSQTAYQSSNSNQYISQNWGSIGTQIHGAKQMGGTQYIHASTPPAYAMNPSMFSAMQVVPMNGTASTGAIRPLSSFPTVPVVSMQSGYNYDFSSLTHQMLSRR; encoded by the exons ATGAATGAGAAATCAAGAGTTTCAAAGGAGCTTAATGCTAAACATACAAAG ATACTTGAGGGACTACTCAAATTGCCAGAGAATCGAGAATGTGCTGACTGCAAAGCCAG AGGTCCAAGATGGGCTAGTGTGAACTTAGGAATCTTCATATGCTTGCATTGTTCCGGTGTTCACAGGAGTCTTGGAGTACATATATCAAAG GTAAGATCTGCTACATTGGATACTTGGCTTCCAGATCAGGTTGCGTTTATTCAAA CAATGGGAAATCAGAAATCGAATAGCTACTGGGAGGCCGAGCTACCTACCAAATCCGACAGAGTTGGTATTGAAAATTTTATCCGAGCAAA ATATGTGGAGAAAAGATGGATACTACGAAACGGGAGTGTGAAATCATCTCCTGGGGTCAGAGGTGAACGTAATTCGGCTAGTAAACCTAAGAGTGACAGGGATGCAGAGTTTATCAAGCGGAGCATGTCGTTTTCTCAAGAGAGGAAATCTTCTCCATTACCGGATGCAGATAGAACAACGCTTGCTTTGAGGAACAGATTACATAATGCACCTTCCGAATCACCTAAGAAGCTG CAGGCTGCTCCTGATCCCAAACCAGAAGTTGTTCAGAATACAAAACCGGTAGCCTCCGTGGAAGAAACAAAGCCAAAAGCTAAC GTTTCTCCTGATCCCCGAGAAAACGTTGTTCAAAATGTAGAACCATCAATCTCTCAAGTCGCAAAAGCAAAGCCGGAAGCAAATTTCTCCCCAATTGTATCAACCACTACGATCAACCATGCTGCAAGTGTTTCTAAAAGTTATACGGAAGCCACGAAAGCAAATGGATCAGTTTCCAAAACACAGTCTGTTGCAAGCCCCCAGC CGGAACCAAAAGCAGTAATCCAGCAGAATGCTACTATAGAAAACAAGAACAAATTTGATGCTGGAATTGAGGAACTGATCAAAGATTTTCAATGGAATACGCAGCCGGTATCAGCAAACCCCTTGAACAATGTGATTAATGAG TCCCTCACGGATTGTCCTTCTTCTGTCCATCAGCAGCAACAAACGTCGCTAGCTCCACATCAGCCTCAGCTCATGCCTGCTACGATGAATCATTTCAGCGGTTCACAAACTGCCTATCAATCATCAAACAGTAACCAGTATATTTCTCAAAACTGGGGAAGCATTGGCACTCAGATCCATGGGGCTAAACAG ATGGGAGGCACTCAATATATACACGCGTCTACACCACCAGCCTATGCTATGAATCCCAG CATGTTTTCTGCAATGCAAGTAGTGCCAATGAATGGAACAGCATCAACAGGAGCTATTAGGCCTTTATCAAGTTTTCCAACAGTTCCTGTTGTTTCAATGCAATCAGGatataattatgatttttcatCGTTAACACACCAAATGTTATCGAGACGATAA